The proteins below come from a single Acidimicrobiia bacterium genomic window:
- a CDS encoding ABC transporter permease: MNDSRESRSETASPELVGHRTSVWEVALLYAVSVGGALILAGLLVWFTGGSWQRVLGALLEGAFFAPGRWGNTLTVAAPLLLVALGMIVGVRAGLFNIGQEGQLLMGAMAMAFVGTKMGGPGPLLLVAGLVAGAIAGGLYAGVAALMRYARQVPEVISTLLLVFVATQIVGYAVTTSWLLRDPDPNRPSRAVSSAPLPEGVRLPVIHLFGNDISSGLIVALVLAAIVAYILARTIWGFLFRVLGSNPRVAQSIGVRASRTGSAALSISGALAGLAGAVMLAAGSSGYRLTTGFSSNIGWEGLLVALLAGSQATVAIPMALLFAALRTGSGFLAATGVDRKIVDVIQALLVMALLLPPAIMFVRAKRRAIAAVRRRPERG; this comes from the coding sequence ATGAATGATTCCCGCGAGAGCCGCAGCGAGACTGCGTCACCGGAACTCGTTGGTCATCGGACATCGGTATGGGAGGTAGCTCTCCTCTATGCGGTGAGCGTCGGCGGAGCCCTCATTCTGGCCGGGCTGTTGGTCTGGTTCACCGGTGGATCCTGGCAGCGCGTTCTCGGTGCCCTGCTGGAGGGCGCGTTTTTTGCTCCGGGGCGTTGGGGGAACACACTCACGGTGGCCGCCCCATTGCTTCTGGTAGCCCTTGGCATGATTGTCGGAGTGAGGGCCGGGCTCTTCAACATCGGCCAGGAGGGCCAGCTCCTGATGGGGGCGATGGCGATGGCATTCGTCGGGACCAAGATGGGGGGTCCCGGGCCGCTCCTCCTCGTCGCGGGCCTGGTAGCGGGAGCTATTGCTGGTGGCCTGTACGCAGGGGTTGCTGCGTTGATGCGATACGCCAGGCAAGTACCGGAAGTCATCTCGACTTTGTTGCTCGTGTTCGTGGCAACCCAGATCGTGGGCTACGCGGTCACAACGAGTTGGCTGTTGAGGGATCCTGACCCGAACAGGCCGAGTCGGGCAGTGTCGAGTGCACCCCTGCCCGAAGGCGTTCGCCTACCGGTCATTCACTTGTTCGGAAACGATATCTCGAGTGGATTGATCGTCGCTCTCGTGTTGGCGGCCATCGTTGCCTACATCCTTGCACGCACAATCTGGGGCTTCTTGTTTCGGGTTCTCGGATCGAATCCGCGTGTCGCCCAGTCAATCGGGGTCAGAGCCTCTCGCACGGGCTCGGCGGCACTGTCCATTTCCGGAGCGTTGGCGGGACTCGCCGGTGCGGTCATGCTTGCGGCAGGCAGTTCGGGATATCGACTGACGACGGGCTTCTCGTCGAACATCGGCTGGGAGGGACTCCTTGTTGCCCTCCTTGCCGGAAGCCAGGCAACAGTTGCCATTCCGATGGCTCTGCTCTTTGCAGCGCTGCGAACCGGTTCGGGCTTCCTCGCTGCGACAGGAGTCGATCGAAAGATCGTCGATGTGATTCAGGCGCTTCTGGTCATGGCACTGCTCCTTCCTCCGGCCATCATGTTTGTCCGCGCAAAGCGGCGAGCGATTGCAGCCGTGAGAAGGAGGCCCGAGCGTGGGTAA
- a CDS encoding ABC transporter ATP-binding protein, producing the protein MTKRFGPTVACDQVDFSLRRGEIHGILGENGAGKSTLMRMPMGLVLPDEGTITIDGSEQFITDPKAAAELGIGMVHQHYSLVDALTVWENVALGETGPLHPDTTKERVREISDRYGLDIDPDAYIRDLPAGLRQRVEIIKCLRHAPRIIIMDEPTAVLTPAESEHLFQVLRIGVETEGWSVALVSHKLDEILSVTDRITIMRDGRVVDEVTTSGADAGSLARAMVGRSVTLRSASAAIGALAVHEVLANDEPANSVKTPVLEVVDAHARADDGEVLLNGLSLSICAGEVVGIAGAAGNGQGPLTDVLMSLLKLTSGTVAMGETQIPTGAAGAMAKAGIAAIPADRFDSGCIPEMSVAENLVLSSVASFSRGGVIQQAEIDQRAATMIRDFDIHTPSVDTPFGQLSGGNQQRVVLARELGREPKVLVASQPSRGLDVGAIEYIGERIRHAADEGVGVLLISTDLSEIIALSDRILVIYRGRIIGEMARSELDVERLGLLIGGTTEDEDAT; encoded by the coding sequence ATGACGAAGCGATTCGGTCCGACCGTTGCATGCGACCAAGTTGATTTCTCCCTGCGCAGAGGCGAGATACACGGAATCCTCGGAGAGAATGGAGCTGGGAAGTCGACGCTGATGCGGATGCCCATGGGTCTGGTTCTCCCCGATGAGGGCACGATCACGATCGATGGGAGCGAGCAGTTCATCACCGATCCGAAGGCAGCAGCGGAACTCGGCATCGGGATGGTTCACCAGCATTACAGCCTCGTTGACGCACTAACGGTGTGGGAGAATGTCGCTCTTGGCGAGACCGGACCCCTTCATCCGGACACGACCAAAGAGCGGGTTCGCGAGATCTCAGATCGTTATGGACTCGACATCGACCCTGACGCCTACATCCGGGACCTGCCGGCAGGCCTGCGCCAGCGGGTGGAGATCATCAAGTGTCTTCGCCACGCACCACGGATCATCATCATGGATGAGCCCACGGCTGTCTTGACGCCCGCTGAGTCCGAGCACCTGTTTCAGGTCCTTCGGATCGGTGTCGAAACCGAAGGATGGTCCGTCGCGCTCGTGAGTCATAAGCTGGATGAGATTCTGAGCGTCACTGACCGGATCACGATCATGCGCGACGGCAGGGTCGTGGACGAAGTGACTACATCGGGAGCAGATGCCGGATCGCTTGCCCGTGCGATGGTGGGGCGATCGGTAACACTCCGATCGGCTTCTGCCGCTATTGGCGCCTTGGCGGTCCACGAGGTGCTGGCCAACGATGAACCAGCCAACTCAGTCAAAACGCCGGTCTTGGAAGTCGTCGATGCACACGCCCGTGCTGATGACGGCGAGGTTCTCCTCAACGGACTCTCGCTTTCGATCTGTGCGGGCGAGGTTGTTGGAATCGCTGGAGCGGCCGGCAATGGCCAGGGACCACTCACCGATGTCCTGATGAGCCTGCTCAAACTGACCTCCGGGACGGTCGCGATGGGCGAGACGCAGATTCCGACCGGTGCGGCTGGCGCCATGGCCAAGGCTGGAATCGCTGCTATACCAGCCGATCGATTCGACTCGGGATGTATTCCCGAAATGTCGGTAGCTGAGAATTTGGTGCTGTCGTCGGTCGCTTCGTTCTCACGCGGTGGAGTGATCCAACAAGCAGAGATCGATCAGCGTGCCGCAACCATGATCCGCGACTTCGACATCCATACGCCAAGCGTTGATACCCCATTCGGGCAGCTTTCTGGCGGCAATCAGCAGCGAGTAGTTCTTGCGAGAGAATTGGGTCGTGAACCAAAGGTTCTCGTTGCGAGCCAGCCGTCGCGCGGCCTCGATGTCGGTGCGATCGAGTACATCGGAGAGCGAATCCGACATGCGGCAGATGAGGGGGTCGGCGTACTCCTGATCTCCACTGATTTGTCCGAGATCATCGCCCTGTCGGATCGGATCCTTGTCATCTACCGGGGTCGGATCATCGGCGAGATGGCAAGAAGCGAACTTGATGTGGAGCGTCTCGGTCTTCTGATTGGGGGAACAACTGAAGATGAAGACGCCACATGA
- a CDS encoding GntR family transcriptional regulator: MTDPRQPFQPIERSTLSARVRDDIYRRIVSGELAPGTRLPAERALAEQFDVARTSVREAIQALVAIGAVERRGNRSFIAEHVAGSGLSDSDGRRKTARALVEAKRIMELSLFSLAASRATARDRAEVLELARTPVPARIDEFVMADRRFHAAIADLCGNQVLVEMYGRLLGAIEAADLSAAMLFGMLSDDALHERKATDAMMRLANEHLRIAEALARRDVEALLDTLEDHLGPIDGLMARAHHRGREVRQVAAAPTRTVGM; the protein is encoded by the coding sequence GTGACAGATCCGCGTCAGCCCTTCCAGCCCATCGAGCGCAGCACGCTGTCTGCGCGTGTCCGCGACGACATCTATCGAAGGATCGTGAGCGGCGAACTTGCCCCCGGCACGCGGCTACCGGCAGAGCGGGCACTTGCCGAACAGTTCGATGTCGCACGAACATCGGTCCGGGAAGCCATCCAAGCACTTGTCGCTATCGGGGCTGTCGAACGACGCGGCAATCGTTCATTCATTGCCGAGCATGTCGCAGGTTCTGGTCTGTCGGATTCCGACGGTCGTCGCAAGACGGCGCGGGCCCTCGTCGAGGCCAAGCGGATCATGGAGCTGTCCCTCTTTTCGCTCGCAGCATCACGGGCAACAGCGCGGGATCGCGCAGAGGTCCTCGAGCTCGCGAGGACTCCGGTCCCGGCTCGGATCGATGAGTTCGTGATGGCGGATCGGCGATTCCATGCCGCAATAGCCGACCTGTGCGGGAATCAGGTCCTGGTCGAGATGTACGGCAGGTTGCTCGGTGCGATCGAAGCTGCAGACCTCTCCGCAGCGATGCTATTCGGGATGCTTTCAGACGATGCGCTGCACGAACGAAAGGCAACCGATGCGATGATGCGACTTGCAAACGAGCATCTCCGAATCGCGGAGGCCCTCGCCCGTCGCGATGTGGAGGCGTTGCTTGACACACTTGAGGACCACCTTGGTCCGATCGACGGACTGATGGCACGCGCACACCATCGAGGTCGAGAGGTTCGGCAGGTTGCTGCAGCGCCGACTCGAACGGTCGGGATGTAG
- a CDS encoding VOC family protein, protein MNGEQINEVGVGMARSKGADGAIDRPRLTHLALRVHDLERSIAWYLQYTPLQLLQRSSDDYGVGAWLADPQDKAAPFVLVLSQFKPDMDPFGYAPLTILGPFAHLGFELTSREDVDAIATRAEAAGVLTLGPVEMADPIGYICFVEDPDGNTVEFSHGQGTYARIAEAWGSE, encoded by the coding sequence GTGAACGGGGAACAGATCAACGAGGTGGGGGTCGGCATGGCGAGATCGAAAGGAGCCGACGGTGCCATCGATCGTCCTCGCCTTACCCATCTCGCGCTGCGGGTCCACGACTTGGAGCGCTCAATCGCTTGGTATCTGCAATACACGCCCTTACAACTGCTTCAGCGGAGCTCCGATGATTATGGGGTTGGTGCATGGCTAGCGGATCCACAGGACAAGGCCGCACCCTTTGTGCTCGTGCTGTCGCAGTTCAAACCCGATATGGATCCATTCGGATACGCTCCGCTCACCATCCTGGGCCCTTTCGCGCACCTCGGATTCGAACTGACATCTCGCGAGGATGTCGACGCGATAGCAACTCGAGCCGAAGCAGCCGGTGTGCTGACCCTCGGACCGGTGGAGATGGCTGATCCGATCGGCTACATCTGCTTCGTCGAGGATCCGGATGGAAACACCGTCGAGTTTTCCCATGGTCAGGGCACATACGCGAGGATCGCCGAGGCTTGGGGAAGCGAGTGA
- a CDS encoding flavin reductase family protein: protein MESESQPEAVSAAAEVVLANVPTGVGVATLVDPDGILRGMTISSLTKVSDEPPGVLACIGGAASMRPFITVGQLIGITLLAAGQAAKSAGFAYASAEPFEDFAWSDVDYGIPILRQNAGSLLGRVDRVVEHCGTGVVLMNVVDAKPYERHPLIYWRKAYWDRLDHDSDQTSGRW from the coding sequence ATGGAATCCGAGAGCCAGCCAGAGGCGGTGTCGGCCGCGGCGGAGGTTGTGCTGGCCAATGTACCTACCGGAGTCGGAGTCGCCACACTTGTGGATCCCGACGGCATCCTTCGGGGTATGACCATCTCTTCTCTGACCAAGGTGTCCGATGAACCGCCAGGCGTTCTGGCGTGTATCGGCGGGGCTGCTTCCATGCGGCCCTTTATCACGGTTGGTCAGCTCATCGGCATTACCCTTCTTGCTGCGGGGCAAGCTGCGAAGTCGGCTGGTTTCGCCTACGCATCGGCAGAGCCATTCGAGGATTTCGCTTGGTCAGATGTCGACTATGGCATCCCGATCCTTCGACAGAACGCAGGTTCACTCCTCGGGCGGGTCGACAGGGTTGTGGAGCACTGCGGAACGGGTGTCGTGTTGATGAATGTGGTTGATGCGAAGCCCTACGAGCGACATCCTCTGATCTATTGGCGCAAGGCATATTGGGACCGACTCGACCATGATTCCGACCAGACCTCAGGTCGCTGGTAG
- a CDS encoding FGGY-family carbohydrate kinase, which translates to MTERVVVGLDIGSGAARAIAANRSGEIVSVSSANYGMGSQPRGEADPAAWLAGMCDALAKLDSPTPDAICVGGHGPTTVAQDGQRALTFRHPSAEDGTPKEQHAAQVIQLRSMLGESLQPRQLWDWLLAQIGGSSETQGVWPRSDALVDFGEPVPVGSCVGYTDGRYGLPKGIALVPGSNDGNMTGWAAGIGVPGRAFDPGGKTGGLGLAVDALRFPDTAEYGMPSAVAGVNIVGGPVAAHGAMLDWWSAITGRSIPDLLEIAQGIPPGSQGVMLLPYFEGERAPRWNPALRGTIVGLHIDHDVAVVSRAILESTGYGLAHIARVLQHQGMELDRVVCSGKPSRSRTWVAIKAAILEAPIDIPECDDMAAYGAVLGAGAAIDWWPGPGEGNTSDWPIPPMTTIEPEPNEVYRAGLDRFIALGDAATERLSTQDHATTFNTSKEYAR; encoded by the coding sequence ATGACTGAACGCGTCGTCGTCGGACTCGACATCGGCAGCGGTGCCGCGCGCGCAATTGCAGCGAACCGATCGGGCGAGATCGTGTCGGTGTCTTCTGCCAACTACGGCATGGGATCCCAACCACGAGGTGAAGCGGATCCGGCTGCTTGGCTTGCGGGAATGTGCGATGCCCTCGCGAAACTCGATAGTCCGACACCCGATGCCATCTGTGTCGGCGGCCATGGACCCACCACGGTGGCGCAGGACGGGCAGCGAGCACTGACATTCCGTCACCCCTCGGCCGAAGACGGCACGCCGAAGGAGCAACATGCAGCCCAAGTCATACAACTGCGCAGCATGCTCGGCGAGTCGCTCCAGCCTCGCCAGCTGTGGGATTGGCTCTTGGCCCAGATTGGAGGGAGCTCTGAGACGCAGGGTGTTTGGCCGCGGTCTGACGCCCTTGTCGACTTTGGTGAACCGGTTCCCGTCGGGAGTTGCGTCGGCTACACCGATGGTCGTTACGGACTCCCGAAGGGGATCGCCCTCGTACCAGGATCGAACGACGGCAATATGACGGGTTGGGCCGCAGGAATCGGCGTTCCGGGCAGAGCCTTTGATCCAGGAGGTAAGACGGGGGGATTGGGCCTTGCGGTCGACGCTTTGAGGTTTCCTGATACTGCGGAATACGGAATGCCGAGCGCCGTGGCTGGCGTGAACATCGTCGGCGGCCCCGTGGCAGCCCACGGCGCGATGCTCGACTGGTGGTCGGCGATCACGGGCCGGAGTATTCCCGACCTTCTCGAAATCGCACAAGGCATTCCCCCAGGATCCCAGGGAGTCATGCTTCTTCCGTATTTCGAGGGTGAGCGAGCCCCGCGCTGGAACCCCGCACTGCGGGGCACGATCGTGGGTCTGCACATCGACCACGATGTGGCAGTCGTCTCCAGAGCGATCCTCGAGAGTACAGGATACGGGTTGGCCCACATCGCGCGCGTGCTCCAACACCAGGGGATGGAGTTGGACCGGGTTGTTTGCTCGGGCAAGCCATCGAGAAGCAGGACATGGGTGGCCATCAAGGCTGCGATCCTCGAAGCGCCAATCGATATCCCCGAATGCGACGACATGGCAGCATACGGTGCCGTCCTGGGTGCGGGAGCGGCGATCGACTGGTGGCCGGGCCCTGGTGAGGGAAACACATCAGACTGGCCGATTCCGCCGATGACGACGATCGAGCCTGAACCCAATGAAGTGTACCGGGCAGGCCTTGACCGGTTCATCGCTCTCGGTGACGCTGCCACTGAACGACTCAGCACTCAAGACCACGCGACCACATTCAACACAAGCAAGGAGTACGCTCGATGA
- a CDS encoding alcohol dehydrogenase catalytic domain-containing protein — MRSVVFTGVGEVGIRTDPTSDLGPAQVRVDVDACGICTFERRLFAGDKQWYPVAPGHEAAGVIVETGAAVRDLEGSPQVGDRVTMDLLTRCGTCGPCRKGHTALCRSRQGRLLSDGTVSFGGFTDLIAIDAKSVYPVGDAPMSHAAMGEPIACCVHSLRQGNFRPGDRVAIIGGGFMGRLHLALCRLGAASSIGVIDISEDRRAEALAAGATWVASPEEALSMGGPQDVIFVTAMAGVDLAVEMADYGGSVVLYSAFNTDLLASVGADKSHREEVSIVGAFSQEPIDWSIGSAYIRSGCLATELDALVTAKFDFDTVTDAMKLVTSEPTFRVFVIPPTPDD; from the coding sequence GTGAGATCGGTCGTATTCACCGGAGTAGGCGAAGTTGGGATCAGAACTGATCCGACCTCTGACTTGGGCCCTGCCCAGGTTCGCGTCGATGTTGACGCGTGCGGAATCTGCACATTCGAGCGTCGGTTGTTTGCGGGAGACAAGCAGTGGTATCCGGTTGCTCCCGGCCACGAGGCAGCGGGCGTGATCGTCGAGACTGGTGCGGCGGTTCGAGACCTTGAGGGATCGCCGCAGGTTGGTGATCGTGTGACCATGGACCTGTTGACTCGATGTGGCACATGCGGACCGTGCAGGAAGGGCCACACGGCCCTTTGTCGGTCGCGGCAAGGCCGCCTGTTGTCGGACGGTACCGTGTCGTTTGGCGGCTTCACCGATCTCATTGCTATCGATGCCAAGTCGGTGTATCCGGTTGGTGATGCACCAATGTCACATGCCGCGATGGGTGAACCGATTGCCTGCTGCGTTCACTCGCTCCGCCAAGGCAACTTCCGGCCCGGCGACAGGGTCGCGATCATCGGTGGGGGCTTCATGGGGAGGCTGCATCTCGCGCTCTGCCGCCTCGGAGCCGCATCCAGTATTGGCGTGATCGACATATCGGAGGATCGGCGTGCGGAGGCCCTTGCTGCCGGTGCCACATGGGTCGCCTCGCCCGAAGAGGCGCTCAGCATGGGCGGTCCTCAAGATGTCATCTTTGTGACAGCAATGGCGGGTGTGGATTTGGCTGTGGAGATGGCGGACTACGGCGGATCGGTCGTTCTCTACAGTGCCTTCAACACGGATCTCTTGGCCTCGGTGGGAGCGGACAAATCGCACCGTGAAGAGGTTTCGATCGTTGGAGCTTTCAGCCAGGAACCGATCGACTGGTCGATCGGATCCGCGTACATCCGATCCGGGTGCCTTGCAACGGAGCTGGATGCCCTCGTCACCGCCAAATTCGACTTCGACACCGTGACGGACGCGATGAAGCTCGTGACGAGTGAGCCAACATTCAGAGTCTTCGTCATCCCACCGACGCCCGATGACTGA
- a CDS encoding aldehyde dehydrogenase family protein has protein sequence MNMDEYAMLIHGEAWTGSGGVVEVVNPATGTLLTTVPDGDSADLDRAVESAALGLAEWRETHPRVRAQVLLRIAERLKEEADDFAKLYSLNSGGSIVTGLWTIHDVVARRFEYYAGLADKIRGNTFTTPGEYLSYTLREPVGITAHIVPWNGPLWIGSRTIAPALAAGNSVVVKPSSEAPLTTIRFAQLAIECGLPPGVLNVVTGRGSGIGELLTQHQGFDGIYFTGSTGTGRRIMANAAMTNARTVMELGGKSPNIVFADANLESALDGAIAAIFANSGQICVAGSRLLVQESIHDEFVDRLAGRAQEITIGGPEANALMGPIISAAQKARVLEYIEDGKSDAELITGGGTPDHLPDGFFLEPTIFDRVPNNARIAQEEIFGPVLAVTAFADQDEAISLANDSEYGLASAVWTENITRGHQVAASLEAAQVFINHYYTAAFEVSRSPYKASGHGVSEGPDAIYEFLNQKSVSVRIGESGGW, from the coding sequence ATGAATATGGACGAATATGCAATGCTGATCCACGGCGAAGCGTGGACCGGATCCGGTGGTGTGGTCGAAGTTGTGAACCCGGCAACCGGCACTCTGCTGACTACCGTTCCCGACGGCGATTCGGCGGATCTCGACCGTGCGGTGGAGTCCGCCGCACTAGGTCTCGCCGAGTGGCGGGAGACTCACCCGAGGGTGAGGGCGCAGGTTCTTCTGCGGATTGCCGAAAGGCTGAAGGAAGAGGCAGATGACTTCGCCAAGCTCTATAGCTTGAACTCGGGTGGATCGATTGTGACCGGGCTATGGACAATTCACGATGTCGTAGCGCGGCGGTTCGAGTACTACGCGGGCCTCGCCGACAAGATCAGGGGCAACACTTTTACAACCCCTGGTGAGTACCTGAGCTACACGCTTCGTGAACCGGTTGGCATCACGGCGCATATCGTCCCGTGGAATGGTCCCCTCTGGATTGGCAGCCGCACCATTGCTCCAGCTCTCGCCGCGGGCAACTCGGTGGTGGTCAAGCCGTCGAGTGAAGCACCTCTGACAACGATTCGGTTCGCGCAGCTCGCGATCGAGTGTGGGTTGCCGCCCGGGGTACTCAATGTGGTCACGGGGCGGGGCAGCGGAATCGGAGAATTGCTCACACAGCACCAGGGCTTCGATGGCATCTACTTCACGGGTTCAACGGGAACAGGTCGAAGGATCATGGCCAATGCCGCGATGACCAATGCCCGGACGGTGATGGAATTGGGGGGCAAGTCTCCCAATATCGTCTTCGCGGATGCGAATCTGGAGTCAGCACTCGATGGTGCGATTGCAGCGATCTTCGCGAACTCGGGACAGATCTGCGTGGCGGGCTCAAGGCTCCTCGTGCAGGAGTCAATTCACGACGAGTTCGTCGACAGGCTTGCGGGCAGAGCCCAGGAGATCACGATTGGAGGCCCTGAAGCGAACGCACTCATGGGACCAATCATTTCCGCTGCACAGAAGGCTCGCGTGCTCGAATACATCGAAGACGGGAAGTCCGATGCGGAGCTCATCACGGGCGGGGGTACACCCGATCACCTACCTGATGGCTTCTTTCTGGAGCCCACGATCTTCGACCGGGTGCCAAACAATGCCCGGATTGCGCAAGAAGAGATCTTCGGACCGGTGCTCGCGGTGACTGCGTTCGCCGACCAGGACGAGGCTATCTCGCTGGCAAACGACTCGGAATACGGTCTGGCATCTGCAGTTTGGACGGAGAACATCACGCGCGGCCACCAGGTAGCTGCATCGTTGGAAGCGGCACAGGTCTTCATCAATCACTACTACACGGCAGCATTCGAAGTGAGTCGGTCACCGTACAAGGCGAGTGGGCATGGGGTGAGTGAGGGCCCCGATGCGATCTATGAGTTCCTCAATCAGAAGTCAGTCAGTGTCAGGATTGGGGAATCCGGAGGGTGGTAG
- the grdA gene encoding glycine/sarcosine/betaine reductase complex selenoprotein A, whose amino-acid sequence MNLENKLVVAIGEREGISGPSLKLLAESAGAEVVYSVTQCFVUTAGGAMDLDDQAQVGQLAEGTGPDDMIVILGQPDANSAGLFAETVTRGDPTWAGPLAGVPLGLPVYHMLEPEIKEAVDADLYDEHVGLMELSADVDEIIKWVKFYREGGGD is encoded by the coding sequence TTGAATCTGGAGAACAAACTCGTTGTCGCTATCGGCGAACGTGAGGGAATCAGCGGTCCCAGCCTCAAACTCCTCGCCGAGTCGGCGGGAGCAGAGGTCGTCTACAGCGTCACGCAGTGCTTTGTGTGAACTGCTGGTGGAGCCATGGACCTAGACGACCAGGCGCAAGTCGGTCAGCTCGCGGAGGGAACCGGCCCGGACGACATGATTGTCATCCTTGGCCAGCCTGATGCAAACAGTGCCGGTCTCTTCGCAGAGACCGTCACACGAGGTGACCCAACCTGGGCAGGACCATTGGCCGGAGTCCCGTTGGGACTTCCCGTATATCACATGCTGGAACCTGAGATCAAGGAGGCGGTCGATGCTGACCTCTATGACGAGCATGTCGGCTTGATGGAGCTCTCGGCAGATGTTGATGAGATCATCAAGTGGGTGAAATTCTATCGAGAGGGGGGCGGGGATTGA
- the grdC gene encoding glycine/sarcosine/betaine reductase complex component C subunit beta encodes MHDPSILASSYVLAHGPDLIRHGSKPTRELAVEPGLLDEMSAAVRSWDEVIRYAPNQVFIGNVTPEELGQIPRPWYGHPLADASSTGSFGRIVPQEALYGLMKLCDDFGLISISEDLAAAAGAALDGFDHRIDRIDGTPHEVLTKLRDNGGGLPLFQRGSLAGFVRTAYEGDPSLDAHVLLENLVCKATAVLAVSDLLVARSIDPSEVGYLLNTGEEAVGDRYQRGGGNMAKAVGEVVGCVNATGSDIKAFCAAPVHALIIASAMVKAGLHKYIVVFGGASQAKLGMKFRAHLRNGVPLMEDVLAGMAFLVGPDDGDGMLVRLDMTGRHPIGAGSSPQAIYESLVVAPLQQQGLRLGDIDRYAVELHNPEITEPGDSGNVPLTNYQTLAAMAVRRGEISREEMRRFVAEHGMPGFAPTQGHIPAGVPYLGHAHAAMRRGELSNAMVVAKGSLFLGRMTQLVDGMSFVVEPSPSMRKKQM; translated from the coding sequence GTGCATGATCCATCAATACTCGCATCGTCGTATGTCCTCGCACACGGGCCCGATCTGATCCGGCACGGCTCAAAACCGACTCGCGAGTTGGCGGTCGAGCCTGGGTTGCTTGATGAGATGAGCGCGGCCGTTCGCTCGTGGGATGAGGTCATTCGTTACGCACCCAATCAGGTCTTCATCGGGAATGTCACTCCCGAAGAGCTCGGCCAGATCCCGCGCCCGTGGTACGGGCATCCACTGGCAGATGCCTCATCCACAGGATCGTTCGGCAGGATCGTTCCCCAAGAGGCTCTCTACGGTCTCATGAAGCTCTGCGACGACTTCGGCCTCATCAGCATCAGTGAGGATCTCGCAGCCGCAGCGGGAGCTGCATTGGATGGATTCGACCATCGCATCGACCGTATCGACGGCACGCCGCATGAGGTTCTCACGAAACTGCGAGACAATGGCGGGGGTCTTCCTCTATTCCAGCGGGGCTCACTTGCCGGCTTCGTGAGAACTGCATACGAAGGAGATCCGAGTCTCGATGCCCATGTTCTGCTCGAGAATCTCGTATGCAAAGCGACGGCCGTCCTTGCGGTCTCTGATCTCCTCGTCGCCAGATCGATCGATCCGTCCGAAGTGGGCTATCTCCTGAACACTGGCGAAGAAGCAGTTGGTGACCGCTACCAGCGTGGCGGAGGAAACATGGCGAAAGCCGTTGGCGAGGTCGTCGGCTGTGTGAATGCAACCGGATCCGACATCAAAGCATTCTGTGCAGCGCCCGTGCATGCGCTCATCATTGCAAGCGCCATGGTCAAGGCGGGGCTCCACAAGTACATCGTCGTGTTTGGCGGTGCCTCACAGGCGAAGCTCGGAATGAAGTTCAGGGCGCATCTGCGCAACGGCGTTCCCCTGATGGAGGATGTCCTCGCGGGAATGGCCTTCTTGGTGGGGCCTGATGATGGCGACGGAATGCTGGTTCGTCTCGACATGACGGGCAGGCACCCGATCGGCGCAGGTTCATCTCCTCAGGCAATCTATGAGTCGCTCGTGGTGGCACCACTCCAGCAGCAGGGGCTCCGCCTCGGCGACATCGACCGGTATGCTGTTGAACTCCACAATCCCGAAATCACCGAACCCGGGGACAGTGGCAATGTCCCTTTGACGAACTACCAGACTCTTGCCGCAATGGCAGTTCGTAGAGGTGAGATCAGCCGTGAAGAAATGAGACGATTTGTGGCGGAGCACGGGATGCCTGGCTTTGCACCAACCCAAGGCCACATTCCCGCAGGCGTCCCGTACCTCGGGCATGCCCATGCCGCCATGCGCCGCGGAGAACTGTCAAATGCGATGGTGGTGGCGAAGGGAAGCCTGTTTCTGGGCAGGATGACGCAACTCGTCGACGGCATGTCGTTCGTCGTTGAACCGTCACCCAGCATGAGGAAGAAACAGATGTGA